The Chloracidobacterium sp. genome includes a region encoding these proteins:
- the dnaB gene encoding replicative DNA helicase: MSDDIVFPEETISQVPHSRDAEEALLGSVLINPECYYDLNFLAPDDFYIHSNKWVWEAYSKLNDSRQPIDFLTVSEELERAGKLAEIGGSAYLTTLINKVPSSLNSESYARIIEGCSARRKMISAANKIATAAYNEQMTIAEAREIANREITSASEDRRNDEKESFVRAMSRVYDRAVLNAERTAKGLPIVTGIKTGLIDLDIQLLGVENEESVLIAARPGQGKTSLLFDIARHNVLRESKNVAVFSLEMSDEEVARRFLAQEAEVDSTKIKTGTMDQLEWSRFTNAMELYENSGQIFLSDVRGLTPAALRAKCLKLQRMYGIDLVVVDYLQLMSPGIRVENRNREVAYISRQIKLLTGELKVPIFSAVQMSRGVEGRADKRPVLSDLKDSGDLEQDANTVIFLHHDEYKKDAPTEAIIAKRRDGATGSVNIVYRKQFTKFGNVTRN; encoded by the coding sequence ATGAGTGACGATATCGTTTTTCCCGAAGAAACAATTTCGCAAGTTCCGCACAGCCGCGACGCCGAAGAAGCGTTGCTTGGCTCAGTGTTAATCAACCCTGAGTGTTATTACGATCTGAATTTTCTTGCGCCAGACGATTTTTACATCCACAGCAACAAATGGGTTTGGGAAGCATACTCAAAACTAAATGATAGTCGCCAGCCGATCGATTTTCTGACCGTTTCAGAAGAACTGGAACGCGCTGGAAAACTGGCAGAGATTGGCGGGTCGGCATACCTCACGACGTTGATCAACAAGGTTCCGTCGTCTCTGAACTCAGAGTCTTATGCGCGAATTATTGAGGGGTGTTCGGCTCGCCGCAAGATGATTTCAGCAGCTAACAAAATTGCCACCGCCGCATACAACGAACAAATGACTATTGCCGAAGCTCGCGAGATTGCAAATCGTGAGATTACATCCGCCTCAGAAGACAGGCGGAATGACGAAAAAGAATCATTCGTCCGCGCAATGTCGAGGGTATACGACCGTGCCGTGCTCAATGCAGAACGCACAGCAAAAGGACTTCCCATTGTTACAGGGATAAAAACAGGTCTGATTGATCTGGATATCCAATTGCTTGGAGTCGAGAACGAAGAAAGTGTTCTCATCGCCGCTCGTCCCGGACAAGGAAAGACATCGCTGTTGTTTGATATTGCCCGGCACAATGTCTTGAGAGAGTCCAAAAACGTCGCTGTCTTTTCGCTTGAAATGAGCGATGAAGAGGTTGCTCGAAGATTTCTCGCGCAAGAAGCCGAGGTCGACTCGACCAAGATCAAGACAGGCACGATGGATCAACTCGAATGGTCTCGGTTTACAAACGCAATGGAACTTTACGAGAACAGTGGACAGATATTCCTCTCTGATGTGCGTGGGTTGACTCCCGCAGCGCTTCGCGCCAAGTGCCTGAAACTACAGCGCATGTACGGCATTGACCTTGTAGTAGTGGATTACTTGCAATTGATGTCCCCAGGCATCCGCGTCGAGAACCGCAACCGTGAAGTGGCTTATATCTCACGCCAGATCAAACTCCTGACTGGAGAGTTAAAAGTCCCGATCTTTTCAGCCGTGCAAATGTCCCGAGGCGTGGAAGGACGAGCAGATAAACGACCGGTACTTTCTGATCTGAAAGATTCTGGCGATCTTGAGCAGGATGCGAATACAGTTATTTTCCTGCATCACGACGAATACAAAAAGGACGCACCAACCGAGGCAATTATCGCCAAGCGCAGGGATGGAGCGACTGGAAGCGTGAATATCGTTTACCGCAAGCAGTTCACGAAATTTGGTAATGTGACGAGGAATTGA
- a CDS encoding DUF1064 domain-containing protein gives MAFLYSNTSRSRNKFNAVKTEVDGFVFDSEAEARRYSELLILEKAGEIKSLCLQPVFTLIVNGERVGKYIADFKYLTAKGETVVEDVKGVKTPVYRLKKKLVKAIYGFDIVEV, from the coding sequence ATGGCTTTCCTGTACTCAAATACCTCCAGAAGTAGAAACAAATTTAATGCCGTCAAAACCGAAGTGGATGGTTTTGTTTTCGACAGCGAGGCGGAAGCGCGAAGATACTCCGAGCTTCTAATCCTCGAAAAAGCCGGCGAGATCAAATCTCTATGCCTTCAGCCGGTATTCACGCTGATCGTCAACGGGGAACGCGTCGGCAAATATATTGCTGATTTCAAGTACCTCACCGCAAAAGGGGAAACAGTTGTTGAAGATGTAAAAGGCGTGAAAACCCCTGTGTATCGATTGAAGAAAAAGCTTGTCAAAGCCATTTATGGTTTTGATATTGTTGAAGTGTGA